In a single window of the Acidaminococcales bacterium genome:
- a CDS encoding YbaB/EbfC family nucleoid-associated protein — protein MFGNMGNMQAMAKKMQKMQSDMAKMQEEIKSREFETAVGGGAVCVTASGGKELLKVKIDPSALNEGDAEMLEDMIIAAVNETHRKIDETLEREISKITGGMKLPGLL, from the coding sequence ATGTTTGGCAACATGGGCAACATGCAGGCGATGGCAAAAAAAATGCAAAAAATGCAGTCCGATATGGCGAAAATGCAGGAGGAAATAAAGTCGCGCGAATTTGAAACCGCCGTCGGCGGCGGCGCGGTTTGCGTTACGGCCAGCGGCGGCAAAGAGCTGCTCAAGGTAAAGATCGACCCTTCGGCCTTAAACGAAGGCGACGCCGAGATGCTGGAGGACATGATAATAGCCGCCGTCAACGAAACGCACCGGAAAATAGACGAAACCCTGGAAAGGGAAATCAGCAAGATAACCGGCGGCATGAAACTGCCCGGCTTGTTGTGA
- the recR gene encoding recombination mediator RecR yields MRMIKSLSRLYEQLRKLPGVGSKTALRLAYHIMDMSGDEVAELARALVEAKKETRFCARCFNLSDEELCEICRRPERDGRTICVVEQPQDVAALERGGKYGGVYHVLRGVLSPMDGVSPEQLKLRELIGRINDGDVREVIVATNSDIEGDATAVYIAKLLKPLGVEVTRIAHGLPAGGDLEYADGLTLSLALENRRKM; encoded by the coding sequence ATGCGCATGATAAAATCTTTGAGCAGGCTGTACGAGCAGTTAAGAAAACTGCCGGGCGTTGGCTCAAAAACCGCTTTGCGCCTGGCCTATCACATCATGGACATGAGCGGGGACGAAGTCGCGGAACTGGCGCGCGCGCTCGTTGAAGCCAAAAAAGAAACGCGCTTTTGCGCGCGCTGTTTCAACCTGTCGGACGAAGAATTGTGCGAAATTTGCCGCCGGCCGGAGCGGGACGGCCGTACAATCTGCGTGGTTGAGCAGCCGCAGGACGTGGCGGCGCTGGAGCGCGGCGGAAAATACGGCGGGGTGTATCACGTGCTGCGCGGCGTTTTGTCCCCGATGGACGGCGTCAGCCCGGAACAGCTCAAGCTGCGGGAATTGATCGGGCGGATAAACGACGGCGATGTCCGCGAGGTGATCGTCGCGACCAATTCCGACATTGAAGGGGACGCTACGGCGGTTTACATCGCCAAGCTGCTTAAACCCTTGGGCGTAGAGGTAACAAGGATCGCGCACGGACTGCCGGCCGGCGGCGACCTGGAATACGCGGACGGGCTGACTTTGTCGCTGGCGCTGGAGAACAGGCGTAAAATGTAA
- a CDS encoding pro-sigmaK processing inhibitor BofA family protein, with translation MIFLSELAVLLLALAALFVVVKIFSLPLRFIYNGLMGAALLWLLNIFGAVFGLSIGITAVNSLVAGFFGVPGIIFLLVYKYIF, from the coding sequence ATGATTTTTTTGTCGGAACTGGCTGTTTTATTGTTGGCACTCGCGGCTCTGTTTGTTGTCGTGAAAATATTTTCCCTGCCCCTGCGCTTTATTTACAACGGGCTGATGGGCGCGGCGCTGCTTTGGCTGCTCAATATATTCGGCGCGGTCTTTGGCCTGTCGATCGGCATAACCGCCGTCAATTCGCTTGTCGCCGGTTTTTTCGGCGTGCCGGGGATAATTTTTCTTTTGGTTTATAAATATATTTTTTAA
- a CDS encoding cold-shock protein has protein sequence MRGKVKWFSSEKGYGFIQRDDGGDVFVHFSAIRSEGFKTLTDGQEVEFEVVDGDRGPQAANVFVC, from the coding sequence ATGCGGGGAAAAGTAAAATGGTTCAGTTCGGAAAAGGGTTACGGCTTTATTCAAAGAGATGACGGAGGAGATGTGTTCGTTCACTTTTCAGCGATTCGAAGCGAAGGATTCAAGACATTGACCGATGGGCAGGAAGTCGAGTTTGAAGTAGTCGACGGCGATCGCGGCCCACAGGCGGCCAACGTGTTCGTCTGCTGA
- a CDS encoding CarD family transcriptional regulator, with product MLAIGDKVVYPMHGAGIVEAIEEREVHGENRSYFVLCMLFGDMKVMIPVNGSDNAGVRPVIDQSELGKVRTVLVDTSAEEQRHANWNRRFNMYLKKLKSGNIFEVADVVRLLVNQEKCKKLSTGERRLLNTAKQILLSELMLSFSCDLEKADMWLREQF from the coding sequence ATGCTTGCCATAGGCGACAAAGTAGTTTATCCAATGCATGGAGCCGGTATTGTCGAAGCGATTGAGGAGCGGGAAGTTCATGGTGAGAACCGCAGCTATTTTGTATTGTGCATGCTCTTTGGCGACATGAAGGTAATGATTCCGGTAAACGGGTCCGACAACGCGGGGGTAAGGCCGGTCATCGATCAGTCCGAGCTGGGAAAGGTCCGCACGGTGCTTGTTGACACCAGCGCCGAAGAGCAGCGCCACGCCAATTGGAACCGGCGCTTTAATATGTACCTGAAAAAGTTGAAAAGCGGCAACATTTTTGAAGTGGCGGATGTGGTGCGCCTGCTGGTCAATCAGGAAAAGTGCAAAAAACTTTCCACAGGCGAGCGGCGGCTTTTGAACACCGCCAAACAGATACTTCTGAGCGAGCTTATGCTTTCTTTTTCATGCGATTTGGAAAAAGCCGATATGTGGCTGCGCGAACAATTTTGA
- a CDS encoding tetratricopeptide repeat protein, whose protein sequence is MFRKILPMLLCFVLFCGGSALAEQDLEGRGADEWLAASERQIHLERYANAISCATNAIIINPKLDRAFFLRGVSYTHLGVYHQAIREFAEAIRLNPSNGQYYAWRAEALVESRIYDEAIADLDKAVSMNPNLAVVYQKRGYVYLLTEKHAEAIADFDRALSLNAKDYWSYYQRAGSCYALGRKQEALNNYRSFLECAPDYLKQSYRDFAQARIKELEGN, encoded by the coding sequence ATGTTTAGAAAAATTTTGCCAATGCTGCTTTGCTTTGTTTTGTTTTGCGGCGGGAGCGCCCTGGCGGAACAGGATCTGGAAGGGCGCGGCGCGGACGAATGGCTGGCCGCCTCCGAACGTCAAATCCACCTCGAAAGGTACGCCAACGCCATCAGCTGCGCTACCAACGCCATTATAATCAATCCCAAACTGGACAGGGCTTTTTTTCTGCGCGGCGTCAGCTACACGCATTTAGGCGTATATCACCAGGCCATCCGTGAATTCGCCGAAGCGATACGGCTAAATCCCAGCAACGGCCAATACTACGCCTGGCGGGCGGAGGCCCTTGTTGAAAGCCGCATCTATGACGAAGCGATAGCGGATTTGGACAAAGCGGTAAGTATGAATCCCAACCTTGCCGTCGTTTATCAAAAGCGCGGCTACGTCTACCTTTTGACGGAAAAGCACGCGGAGGCGATAGCGGATTTTGACCGGGCGCTCAGTTTAAATGCCAAGGATTACTGGTCTTATTACCAGAGGGCGGGATCCTGCTACGCGCTGGGACGAAAGCAGGAAGCGCTAAACAACTACAGGTCTTTCTTGGAATGTGCCCCGGATTATCTTAAGCAAAGTTACCGTGATTTTGCGCAAGCGCGCATAAAAGAATTAGAGGGAAACTGA
- a CDS encoding exonuclease, whose product MLSCGDCRRPDTLVAFDVETATEKYASACALSVAVINAGGTVEERKYWLIRPPFNSYSAYNIRIHGITPRATWNLPVFGELWENMRPYFERRDIVAHHAVFDVNVLAACLEAANLPPPECSVYCSCIAARRALSHLKSHKLPAVCQELKIPLPRHHDAACDALACALIAHRLRGRGLLRMSWEEAKSHSFYRREFNKKNGWKF is encoded by the coding sequence ATGCTTAGCTGCGGCGATTGCCGCCGGCCGGATACGCTTGTCGCGTTCGACGTGGAAACTGCTACCGAAAAGTACGCCAGCGCCTGCGCGCTGTCCGTTGCCGTCATAAATGCCGGGGGAACCGTCGAGGAGCGAAAATATTGGCTGATCCGGCCGCCCTTCAACAGTTACAGTGCCTATAACATCCGCATACACGGCATAACTCCGCGCGCCACGTGGAACCTACCGGTCTTTGGCGAATTGTGGGAAAACATGCGCCCATACTTTGAGCGGCGCGACATAGTCGCGCATCACGCCGTGTTTGACGTGAATGTGCTGGCGGCTTGTCTTGAGGCGGCAAACCTGCCGCCGCCGGAGTGTTCCGTGTACTGTTCCTGCATAGCGGCGCGGCGCGCCCTTTCGCACCTTAAAAGCCACAAGCTCCCTGCGGTGTGCCAAGAACTTAAAATACCGCTGCCGCGCCATCATGACGCCGCTTGCGATGCCCTGGCCTGCGCGCTCATCGCCCATCGCTTGCGCGGCCGGGGGCTTTTGCGAATGAGTTGGGAAGAAGCGAAAAGCCATTCTTTTTACCGACGGGAGTTTAACAAGAAAAATGGCTGGAAATTTTAG
- a CDS encoding ankyrin repeat domain-containing protein yields MAGNFSKRKDGRKILMAKGIMPKIISVLVCAVFWLAKPAFADKQLDGEFFYAVSQGDTAKVETMLAQGADPNAHSGVSGFSALMAACLFSDDALARILVKAGADVNQRTLQGESALYYAIVRNNTEMALMLLENGAQTQIKTIAGDTLYQAARRHNNARLMTALGCAEKNSRLENYPPLANRTSLSLLNEKDEENARNEALLLEAADSAYKLLVYPLGFNYVQNLLNEIALNKTAAPKTLLVTPYSLLRYTFAYAQRSGRPAGRDAIRQIRENKEIAWLWVEPGERHPHIERVTLKAGKNEYQPLSRTFYTPDALVSALGTAADNIWAFPAGIFSRQVEVLEIIIAYPDGKRDKVKLKAELYEKLAIK; encoded by the coding sequence ATGGCTGGAAATTTTAGCAAAAGAAAAGATGGTCGTAAAATACTTATGGCAAAAGGCATCATGCCGAAAATAATTTCCGTTCTGGTTTGTGCTGTTTTCTGGCTGGCCAAACCGGCTTTTGCGGACAAACAACTTGACGGCGAGTTTTTTTATGCCGTCAGCCAAGGCGATACGGCAAAAGTGGAGACGATGCTGGCGCAGGGCGCCGACCCCAACGCCCACAGCGGCGTGTCGGGTTTCAGCGCGCTCATGGCGGCTTGCCTGTTTTCCGACGACGCGTTGGCGCGCATTTTGGTGAAGGCCGGCGCCGACGTCAACCAGCGCACCCTTCAAGGGGAATCGGCGCTTTATTACGCCATTGTCCGCAACAACACCGAAATGGCCCTGATGCTATTGGAAAACGGAGCGCAGACGCAGATAAAAACCATTGCCGGCGACACTCTTTATCAGGCTGCCCGGCGCCATAACAATGCCCGCTTGATGACAGCTCTGGGCTGCGCCGAAAAAAATTCGCGGCTGGAAAATTACCCGCCGCTGGCCAATCGCACGTCGCTGTCCCTCCTTAACGAAAAAGACGAAGAAAACGCCCGGAACGAAGCGCTTTTGCTTGAGGCGGCGGACAGCGCCTACAAGCTGCTCGTCTATCCGCTCGGGTTTAACTATGTGCAAAACCTGCTGAACGAAATAGCGCTCAACAAGACGGCCGCGCCCAAAACGCTTTTGGTCACGCCCTATTCATTGCTTCGTTACACTTTCGCCTATGCGCAAAGGAGCGGCCGGCCGGCCGGCCGGGACGCAATCCGGCAGATACGCGAAAACAAGGAAATAGCCTGGCTTTGGGTGGAACCGGGCGAACGGCATCCCCACATTGAACGGGTTACGCTTAAAGCCGGCAAAAACGAATACCAGCCTTTGTCCAGAACCTTTTATACGCCGGATGCGCTGGTTTCGGCGCTGGGCACCGCCGCGGACAACATTTGGGCGTTTCCGGCCGGGATTTTTTCCCGCCAGGTCGAAGTGCTGGAAATAATTATCGCGTATCCGGACGGCAAACGCGACAAGGTTAAATTAAAAGCCGAACTGTACGAAAAATTAGCAATCAAATAA
- a CDS encoding Zn-dependent hydrolase, whose translation MIAADMEKNLAILRTFSLPGAGVTRFAFSDEDWRARAFIMDEMKKAGLSVRSDNFGNVIGRRAGSDPNAAAVMMGSHLDSVPNGGAFDGTVGVLSALAAIKEMNEQGVDNYHPIEMVVFMAEESSRFGAATLGSKAMCGLLLAEDLKNIRDKEKTPLYDVLRSRGFDPDRIADAVYRGSVKVFFELHIEQGKALEAAGKQIGVVTGIAAPTRLRVLLHGHADHSGATPMGMRHDGLCAAAEIILAVEKLAAESDPPCVGTVGIIRTVPCVMNVIPGETELGIDLRSIYADAKKTLAGKLRDRIGEIAGKRDIPFTVDILADDTPVRLNESVIGFLAGICAKRGCRYMKMPSGAGHDAMHWAVGHPTGMLFVPCKNGVSHHPDEYAATEDIAAGTRILYDAVCRAADKDTIFT comes from the coding sequence ATGATTGCGGCCGACATGGAAAAAAATCTTGCCATTTTGCGTACTTTTTCCCTGCCCGGCGCGGGCGTTACCAGGTTTGCTTTCAGCGACGAGGATTGGCGGGCGCGGGCGTTCATCATGGACGAAATGAAAAAGGCCGGCTTGTCCGTCCGCTCGGACAATTTCGGCAACGTCATCGGACGGCGTGCCGGGAGCGATCCAAACGCCGCCGCCGTAATGATGGGCTCGCATCTGGACAGCGTGCCGAACGGGGGCGCCTTTGACGGCACGGTCGGCGTTTTGTCCGCGCTGGCAGCCATAAAGGAAATGAACGAGCAAGGCGTCGACAACTACCACCCGATAGAAATGGTGGTATTCATGGCGGAAGAGTCCAGCCGCTTCGGCGCCGCCACCCTTGGCAGCAAGGCCATGTGCGGATTGCTTTTGGCGGAGGACTTGAAAAATATCCGCGACAAGGAAAAAACGCCGCTTTACGACGTTTTGCGCTCACGCGGGTTCGACCCCGACCGTATTGCCGATGCCGTCTACCGCGGCTCGGTAAAGGTATTTTTCGAGTTGCATATAGAACAGGGCAAGGCGCTGGAGGCCGCCGGCAAGCAGATCGGCGTGGTAACGGGGATAGCCGCCCCGACCAGGCTGCGGGTGTTGCTGCACGGACACGCCGACCATTCGGGAGCCACGCCTATGGGCATGAGGCATGACGGCCTCTGCGCCGCCGCCGAGATAATCCTCGCCGTGGAAAAGCTGGCGGCGGAGTCGGATCCACCCTGCGTAGGCACGGTAGGAATAATTCGCACAGTTCCTTGCGTCATGAACGTCATCCCGGGCGAAACGGAGCTTGGCATTGATTTGCGGAGCATTTACGCCGACGCGAAAAAAACGCTTGCCGGCAAATTGCGGGATCGGATAGGCGAGATAGCGGGCAAAAGGGACATTCCTTTTACCGTTGACATTTTAGCGGATGATACGCCCGTGCGCCTGAACGAATCCGTCATTGGCTTTTTGGCGGGCATTTGCGCAAAGCGCGGTTGCCGGTACATGAAAATGCCCAGCGGGGCGGGTCACGATGCCATGCATTGGGCGGTTGGCCATCCGACGGGCATGTTGTTCGTACCTTGTAAAAACGGCGTCAGCCATCATCCGGACGAATACGCCGCCACGGAGGACATAGCGGCCGGCACGCGCATCCTTTATGACGCGGTGTGCCGGGCGGCCGACAAAGACACGATTTTTACCTGA
- a CDS encoding amidohydrolase, giving the protein MEQAALEGKILARADALRAKTVERRRDLHKYAESGWTELRTAALVADTLTELGYDVLAGDAAVEASAMMGVPGAAVMSGHVKRALSQNANPRWVETMQGGKTGVVGIMRFAQPGATVGLRFDMDANDVGETGGDGHRPNAEGFSSVNAGCMHACGHDGHTAVGLAVAEILGGLKDELGGTIKLIFQPAEEGVRGARAMVEKGVADDIDFMLGAHLGFKADATGSLCCNVRGFLATSKYDAEFTGLAAHAGAAPEAGRNALLAAACAALNLHAIARHGEGASRVNVGILNAGSGRNVLPAHAVLKLETRGATSKINDYMAKEAVRVINAAAQMYGVKAAIAEMGGAAGGGNTKELSDRIAAVAQKLGIFDRIIPECDFGASEDFSYFMERVQKRGGEAAYIMVGADLAAGHHDARFDFDEAALDKAVKLLAAAAAELLGGKKQ; this is encoded by the coding sequence TTGGAGCAGGCGGCCTTGGAAGGGAAAATATTGGCGCGGGCGGACGCGCTGAGGGCAAAGACCGTTGAGCGGCGGCGCGACCTGCATAAATATGCAGAAAGTGGTTGGACGGAGTTGCGCACGGCCGCTTTGGTGGCGGATACGCTGACAGAATTGGGTTATGACGTGCTGGCCGGCGATGCTGCGGTGGAGGCTTCCGCCATGATGGGCGTGCCCGGCGCGGCCGTTATGTCCGGCCATGTAAAAAGGGCGCTTTCCCAAAACGCCAATCCCCGCTGGGTGGAGACGATGCAGGGCGGCAAGACGGGCGTCGTCGGCATAATGCGTTTCGCTCAACCGGGCGCGACGGTTGGGCTGCGTTTTGACATGGACGCCAACGATGTGGGCGAAACAGGCGGCGACGGGCATCGCCCAAACGCCGAAGGGTTTTCTTCCGTAAACGCCGGCTGCATGCACGCCTGCGGACATGACGGGCACACCGCCGTGGGGCTGGCGGTTGCCGAGATATTGGGCGGGCTGAAGGATGAGCTGGGCGGCACAATCAAACTTATCTTCCAGCCGGCCGAGGAAGGGGTGCGCGGCGCAAGGGCCATGGTCGAAAAAGGGGTTGCCGACGACATTGATTTCATGCTGGGGGCGCACCTGGGTTTCAAGGCCGATGCAACCGGTTCCCTTTGCTGCAATGTGCGCGGTTTTTTGGCGACAAGCAAATACGATGCCGAATTTACCGGCCTCGCGGCGCACGCGGGGGCGGCGCCCGAGGCGGGCAGGAACGCCCTTTTGGCCGCCGCCTGCGCGGCGCTTAACCTTCACGCCATAGCGCGCCACGGCGAAGGCGCATCCCGCGTAAACGTCGGCATCCTGAACGCCGGCAGCGGGCGCAACGTCCTGCCCGCGCACGCGGTTTTGAAGTTGGAAACCCGCGGCGCAACCAGCAAAATAAATGATTATATGGCAAAAGAAGCCGTCCGCGTCATAAACGCGGCGGCGCAAATGTACGGCGTCAAGGCCGCCATTGCCGAAATGGGCGGCGCCGCCGGCGGCGGCAATACCAAAGAATTGTCGGATCGGATAGCCGCTGTCGCCCAAAAGCTCGGCATATTCGACCGGATCATCCCGGAATGTGATTTTGGCGCCAGCGAGGACTTTTCTTATTTCATGGAACGGGTACAAAAGCGCGGCGGAGAGGCCGCCTACATCATGGTGGGGGCGGACCTGGCCGCGGGGCACCATGACGCACGTTTTGATTTTGACGAGGCGGCGCTTGACAAGGCGGTAAAACTGCTCGCGGCGGCGGCCGCGGAATTGTTGGGAGGGAAAAAACAATGA
- the dcuC gene encoding C4-dicarboxylate transporter DcuC, with amino-acid sequence MMIWFGIAAIIVTIYFLVKRYDARMVLIASGIIMCLSVKAPMDAFKAFATNMTNAGLIQAVCSVMGFAMVMKYTECDKHLITLIGNFLAKVRPLLIPGAVIGTFVINVALPSAAGTAAAVGAIFIPILIGAGVHPAMAAAAVKSGTYGSMLNPGLVHNPMVAKIAGVNVMDVIAFHYKANIASVIIAGIVITFLAYILKEHKGYETDSFKVDSSFKPNFVYALVPIMPIAILLLCTRPEFKSVNMTVPAAMIIGVLIGLAVTRKNPAKMVKAFFDGMGGAYADIIGIIVAAGVFVSGLTAVGLVKAFIAAMTSMPSIVKICAAVGPFLLGVISGSGDAATVAFNNAVTPHAAEFGLSTLQMGSMATLGGTLGRTMSPIAGATIICAGIAGANPMDVAKRTCPGVTLAMLVGMFLLMF; translated from the coding sequence ATGATGATCTGGTTTGGCATAGCGGCAATCATCGTTACCATCTATTTCTTGGTCAAGCGTTACGATGCGCGCATGGTGCTGATAGCTTCCGGCATAATAATGTGCCTTTCCGTAAAGGCGCCGATGGACGCGTTCAAAGCCTTCGCGACCAATATGACCAACGCCGGGCTTATCCAAGCGGTATGCTCGGTTATGGGTTTTGCCATGGTCATGAAGTACACGGAATGCGATAAACACCTGATAACCCTGATCGGCAACTTTTTGGCTAAAGTGCGTCCGCTCCTCATACCGGGCGCGGTCATCGGCACTTTTGTCATCAACGTCGCCCTGCCCAGCGCGGCCGGCACCGCCGCCGCCGTCGGCGCTATTTTTATCCCAATATTGATCGGCGCGGGCGTACATCCGGCCATGGCCGCCGCCGCCGTCAAGTCGGGCACTTACGGCAGCATGCTTAACCCCGGCCTTGTACACAATCCCATGGTCGCCAAAATCGCCGGGGTAAATGTAATGGACGTCATAGCCTTTCATTACAAAGCCAACATTGCCTCGGTGATCATCGCGGGCATTGTCATAACCTTCCTGGCGTACATCCTCAAGGAACACAAAGGGTATGAAACCGACAGTTTCAAGGTGGACAGCTCATTCAAGCCTAACTTTGTATACGCGCTTGTTCCCATCATGCCGATCGCGATACTTCTGCTTTGCACAAGGCCGGAATTTAAAAGCGTAAACATGACCGTCCCGGCGGCCATGATCATCGGCGTGCTCATCGGCCTGGCCGTTACCCGCAAAAATCCGGCGAAAATGGTCAAGGCCTTCTTTGACGGCATGGGCGGCGCCTACGCCGATATAATCGGCATCATCGTCGCGGCGGGCGTGTTTGTTTCCGGCCTGACTGCGGTAGGGCTGGTCAAGGCGTTCATAGCCGCCATGACCTCCATGCCTTCCATAGTGAAAATATGCGCCGCCGTCGGCCCTTTCCTGCTCGGCGTCATTTCCGGCTCGGGCGATGCCGCTACCGTTGCTTTTAACAACGCGGTAACCCCGCACGCCGCCGAATTTGGCCTTTCCACGCTGCAAATGGGCAGCATGGCGACTTTGGGCGGCACGCTTGGCAGGACCATGTCGCCAATCGCCGGCGCCACCATCATCTGCGCCGGCATCGCCGGAGCCAACCCTATGGACGTGGCCAAACGCACCTGCCCGGGCGTAACTTTGGCCATGCTCGTCGGCATGTTCC